One genomic segment of Vibrio agarivorans includes these proteins:
- a CDS encoding Rha family transcriptional regulator, protein MNNQLTTTVLNNNLTMSSVEIAELTGKIHKNVLVDIRKMFDELEIDSAEFSAQYKDGSGKSNVMFNLDRDLTDCLLTGYSAILRMKVIKRWKELERQQQFQLPQTKAEALRALADSEEEKERLQLQLAKTEREKHVLAVENADLFFDGSKAVNQLISSIEDYESFINDKCDSIAKAVADAFKPEFYGEARCSSIGVNRALEAIGFIQRSPDGSIRICRQVVMTNIGNHEHDGYPVWNINALKRCEPFREALEAYINKELK, encoded by the coding sequence ATGAATAACCAATTAACTACAACAGTTCTAAACAATAACCTAACTATGTCGTCTGTAGAGATTGCAGAGCTGACAGGTAAGATTCACAAGAACGTACTTGTAGACATCCGTAAGATGTTTGATGAGCTTGAAATTGACTCGGCTGAATTTTCAGCCCAGTACAAAGATGGCTCAGGTAAGTCGAATGTAATGTTCAATCTTGACCGTGACCTAACTGATTGCCTACTAACTGGCTACTCCGCAATCCTTCGTATGAAAGTTATCAAGCGATGGAAAGAGCTGGAGAGGCAACAACAGTTCCAACTACCCCAGACAAAGGCAGAAGCTCTACGTGCTCTTGCTGATAGTGAGGAAGAGAAAGAACGTCTACAGCTTCAACTGGCTAAAACTGAACGTGAGAAGCATGTGTTAGCAGTCGAGAACGCAGACCTGTTCTTCGATGGTTCAAAAGCAGTGAACCAACTTATCAGCAGCATCGAAGATTACGAGTCATTCATCAACGATAAGTGCGACAGCATTGCCAAGGCAGTAGCAGATGCATTTAAACCAGAGTTCTATGGTGAAGCACGTTGTTCATCTATCGGTGTTAATCGTGCTCTTGAAGCTATCGGCTTCATCCAACGTAGTCCTGATGGTTCAATTCGCATCTGTCGCCAAGTAGTTATGACAAACATCGGTAATCACGAGCATGACGGCTACCCAGTATGGAACATTAATGCTCTTAAACGTTGTGAACCATTCCGTGAAGCTCTTGAGGCGTACATCAACAAGGAACTGAAATAA